CGGGTAAAAGTACTCACACCTAAAATACAGGTAAGTAACAAACGCCTTTTCTCTACCCTTGAAACAGCTATAAAGGATTTTCTAAACGGTCGCAAGTGGGCGGCTGATGCTATTGGCCCGCTGGAAAGGATAGACTGCAACTTTGTACTGAATGTAAATGCATGGGACGGCGGCAGCAATTTTAGTTGCGAGCTGCAGGTGCAATCATCCAGGCCGGTTTACAATTCGGGGTATACGACCACACTGCTGAACATTAACGACAAAGATGTAGACTTTAGCTATACCGAGGGGCAGACAATTGATTACAGCGATCAAAACTTTCAAAACAACCTGAGTTCCGTGATGGCTTTTTATGCCTACATTATTGTAGGAATGGATTATGATTCGTTCTCCCGATTTGGCGGAACAAATTACTTTCTGAACGCACAAAACATAGTCACTAATGCACAAACAGCCTCGTTTAAAGGCTGGAAAGCTTTCGACAGCAACCTAAACCGGTATTGGCTGGCGGAGAACCTGAACAATAAAATCTACAACAATCTTCGCAGTTTCAGTTACGACTATCACCGAAACGGACTGGATCTTATGGCAGATAATCCCACG
The genomic region above belongs to Mucilaginibacter terrenus and contains:
- the porD gene encoding type IX secretion system protein PorD, translating into MKRFFLLAVLLLLCCFTQAQDLRARVKVLTPKIQVSNKRLFSTLETAIKDFLNGRKWAADAIGPLERIDCNFVLNVNAWDGGSNFSCELQVQSSRPVYNSGYTTTLLNINDKDVDFSYTEGQTIDYSDQNFQNNLSSVMAFYAYIIVGMDYDSFSRFGGTNYFLNAQNIVTNAQTASFKGWKAFDSNLNRYWLAENLNNKIYNNLRSFSYDYHRNGLDLMADNPTRARKAIAALLPQLTQVDRKRIGSYYPLAFFTAKDEELVSIFSKASGTEKMQAMNTLLQADPSNGNKYETLKSN